Proteins from a genomic interval of Paenibacillus lentus:
- a CDS encoding non-ribosomal peptide synthetase: protein MFNPSNVKDIYSLSPMQRGMLFHYMKDHASRAYFDQTSFQITGALDNKALELSFKEIIRKYDILRTVFVYTKVKEPMQVVLKEREAAIHFEDISNLEPAAQEAYLQNYKETDRNRGFELSRDVLMRLSVFQLSSVRYHLLISTHHIIMDGWCLGILFKELFDLYHLQITGSPYPTEPAVPYSRYIQWLEEQDEEEARQFWQVYLENVGEASILPQRLAEATDRQDIVKSTFSFDKELTDSLQNLAKSCQVTLSTLFQTMWGVLLQKYTNCNEALFGAVISGRSPEIPEVEKIVGIFINTVPVRIQATRGMTVRQLLGQVQEFSVLTDKYGYLTLADLQELTGSSKRLVEHIVAFENVPTSADSPVVESIETGQADDTGEISIQSLEDDHEQTHYDLSVQVQLVEKLMVKLSYNSAVYTAESIALVFGHLVTIAQQIINDPDILIQDISIVTAEERQQLLFEFNDFHIELPEGQTVHELFEQQVLSTPEKQAVVFNGNSLTYGELNQEANKVARMIRSHGVLPNEIVALMVEHCLEMIIGVLGILKAGAAYMPIDPSYPVQRVEYMLEDSRTAYLLMTPQLRAPVSFGGTAIMLEKAAWDGYSEENVEPVHQSEDLAYVIYTSGSTGQPKGVMIEHRALVNLCVWHNQAFNMTSDDRCTKLAGFGFDASVWETFPSLTRGAALHILDESIRGDIYALQNYFETNGITVSFLPTQLAAQFMELDNRSLRLLLIGGDRANHMTSQRYLVVNNYGPTENTVVTTSGVLDAEDRRLPIGKPVANHRVCILDLSGHLQPVGVPGELCVSGEGLARGYLNQPALTAERFIQHPLLPGERMYRTGDLARWLPDGTIEYLGRSDEQVKIRGYRIEPAEIDFKLLQHPAVREALTIAQNDAKGDTYLCSYIVVSEKWTIPELRKHLIQTLPEYMVPAHFMELAELPLTANGKVDRRALPQPMIQSERVYMAPRTETEEKLAALFAEVLGVPAVGIDDHFFELGGHSLKAMTLVSRIHKEMDVEIPLNDVFLHATVREMADLLSQAESSGFQSIPLAPIQKYYPVSFAQRRMYVVQQMTDTEMTSYNIPLLFEIKGELDVQQLQSSLEKLVQRHEVLRTSFHMKDGNLVQEIHSEVRTPLEIIHTTEQHLKAELEGFIRPFKLTEAPLFRVGLVETEMDRKIFVLDMHHIISDGVSTNVLLSELFLLYQNEELPFQRLQYKDYAVWQQAPEKQAQLQQQEQYWQNQFADNLPTLDLFTDYPRPSIQDFAGDQWTFQLDAELLRQIRTFCHDQGITLYMFLLATYQLLLSKYTGQKDIVVGSPIAGRPHADLERVVGMFVNTLALRGKLEPGQSFTAYLSQMKDVVLEAYANSEYPFEQIVEKLNLSRNLGRHPLFDTMLSLQNMEVSALRIPNLEISSFDMGWCQAKFDLNWMIAEGEESLHFTIEYSTSLFKEETIKRMGVHFAHLISQVIAQPNRSLESIELATVEDQRSIREISGDYSSYPRRRTLHSLFESQVKKRPDSVALIMGDQQLTYHELNERANQLARILRRKGVQPDQVVGLMTERSFDMIVAILAIFKAGGAYMPIDPSYPDERINYMLEDSHAPLLLVQHSGLLRAELDHAGEILILSEVQAEGESGQNLRPVAKADNLAYVMYTSGSTGQPKGVMTTHRNVVRTVVNNGYLDITPEDRLLQLSNYAFDGSTFDIYGALIHGATLVLVSREEMLDPSKLVHLIRKEGITVTFMTTALFNTLVDLDLEGLERLRKLVFGGEQASVKHVQKALDKLGEGRLVNGYGPTETTVFAATWTVDQSVHESGIVPIGWPLNNTVIHIVDAAGRLQPIGVAGELCVSGDGVARGYLNRPELTAERFVPNPWEPGTMMYRTGDLARWLPGGTIEYLGRMDQQVKIRGHRIELGEIEAKLLEHPVVRETVLIARQDGQGHSSLCAYVVTDGDWTAAELHRHLASSLPEYMIPSSFTGLPQLPLTSNGKVDKRALPEPEVGVQIQRDRVAPSDETEAALLDMVADAMGIDSKKLSMTDNLFELGAHSLTILKILGKSYAMNWELEMKDFYTYSSLGEIAQKIREQDDAAAKQAMRLETDSFQFSEPVKVPVVPVVKKDHQLQHVLLIGVTGFLGIHMLYELLSSTTAAVTCLVRGSDEEDALGRVKDKLKFYFAGSSSLSFSEEWFNRVIVQKGDITQDQFGLEDSEIIALGAKVDTVIHTAALVKHYGFYDEFEQINVHGTRRVAEFCKAYDIPLHYVSTLSVAGTTVMGKEELQIFTEKDFYIGQDYRSNVYLRSKFEAEAVLMEGLEQNLDVFIYRVGNLSGRYVDGWFQKNIAENMFYLTLKALIALEGGDAEFLQGLVDLTQIDICAKAIITIMQSEKITDRVFHLSNPHLVTYGDIYKAFEKFGFKQHENTYEQLREKLLQFQSLDEEKQLLAGIITTLLDQGDQQSKPNVYVDNSSTLRLLEEIGFEYPVPDSRYLNMFAAYTIKTGFIKQEQGTAT, encoded by the coding sequence ATGTTTAATCCTTCAAATGTAAAAGACATTTACAGCTTGTCGCCGATGCAGCGGGGAATGTTATTTCATTATATGAAAGATCATGCTAGCAGGGCTTATTTTGATCAAACTAGTTTTCAAATTACTGGAGCCTTGGATAACAAAGCCTTGGAACTAAGCTTCAAAGAAATCATCCGTAAATACGATATACTCCGCACTGTATTTGTATATACGAAGGTGAAGGAACCGATGCAGGTGGTTTTGAAAGAACGGGAGGCCGCCATTCACTTCGAGGATATTTCAAATTTGGAGCCTGCAGCTCAGGAGGCCTATCTACAAAACTATAAAGAAACCGACCGGAATAGAGGCTTTGAGCTCTCACGCGATGTTTTGATGCGATTGTCTGTTTTTCAATTATCATCCGTGCGTTACCACCTCCTCATCAGTACTCATCATATTATTATGGACGGCTGGTGCCTCGGGATATTGTTTAAAGAGTTATTTGATCTATATCATCTTCAGATTACTGGCAGTCCTTATCCCACAGAACCTGCTGTACCTTATAGCAGATATATACAGTGGCTGGAGGAACAAGATGAGGAGGAAGCCAGGCAGTTTTGGCAAGTCTATCTTGAGAATGTAGGCGAAGCTTCGATCCTGCCTCAGCGGCTAGCAGAGGCTACAGATCGGCAGGACATCGTGAAAAGCACATTTTCTTTTGACAAAGAGCTGACGGATTCCCTGCAAAATTTAGCCAAAAGCTGTCAAGTCACATTAAGCACTCTTTTTCAGACGATGTGGGGCGTGCTCCTCCAAAAATACACGAATTGTAATGAAGCTTTGTTCGGAGCGGTCATCTCTGGCCGATCTCCGGAAATTCCGGAGGTTGAGAAAATAGTCGGTATTTTCATTAATACCGTGCCTGTGCGCATTCAAGCAACCAGAGGTATGACTGTCAGGCAGCTGCTGGGTCAGGTACAGGAATTTTCGGTGCTGACGGACAAGTATGGCTATCTTACTTTGGCAGACCTGCAGGAATTGACTGGCTCCAGTAAACGTTTGGTTGAGCATATTGTTGCTTTTGAGAATGTTCCTACTTCGGCCGATTCGCCTGTAGTGGAATCCATAGAAACGGGGCAGGCCGATGATACTGGTGAAATCAGTATCCAAAGTCTGGAGGATGACCATGAGCAAACTCATTATGATCTTAGTGTTCAGGTACAATTAGTTGAAAAATTGATGGTTAAACTATCCTACAATTCGGCAGTGTATACGGCTGAAAGTATTGCGCTTGTATTCGGGCATTTAGTTACAATCGCTCAACAAATCATTAATGATCCTGATATTTTAATTCAGGATATATCCATTGTGACAGCGGAAGAACGGCAGCAGCTGTTATTTGAATTTAACGATTTCCATATAGAGCTGCCTGAGGGACAGACGGTTCATGAACTATTTGAGCAGCAAGTGCTGTCAACTCCAGAGAAGCAGGCGGTGGTATTCAACGGGAACAGTCTTACTTATGGGGAGTTAAACCAAGAAGCAAACAAAGTGGCACGGATGATTAGAAGTCATGGGGTTCTCCCTAATGAAATTGTTGCTCTCATGGTGGAGCATTGCTTGGAAATGATTATCGGGGTTCTCGGCATTTTGAAGGCTGGTGCAGCTTATATGCCAATTGATCCGTCATACCCTGTGCAGAGAGTTGAATACATGCTGGAAGACAGTCGTACTGCATATCTGCTGATGACCCCTCAGCTTCGTGCTCCCGTCTCATTTGGAGGGACAGCGATTATGCTCGAGAAAGCAGCTTGGGACGGATATTCGGAGGAGAACGTAGAACCTGTCCACCAGTCTGAGGATTTGGCTTATGTAATATACACTTCGGGATCAACAGGACAACCCAAAGGGGTCATGATTGAACATCGTGCACTGGTTAATTTATGCGTTTGGCATAATCAGGCGTTTAACATGACTTCCGATGATCGTTGTACAAAGCTGGCGGGATTCGGCTTTGATGCATCCGTATGGGAGACCTTCCCAAGCTTAACTCGGGGAGCAGCCTTGCATATTTTGGATGAATCCATTCGAGGCGATATCTATGCTTTACAGAATTACTTTGAAACCAATGGAATTACGGTTAGCTTTTTGCCTACACAGCTAGCTGCCCAATTTATGGAGCTGGATAACCGATCATTGCGACTTCTTCTAATCGGTGGCGACAGGGCAAATCATATGACTTCACAGCGGTACCTTGTTGTCAATAACTACGGGCCCACCGAAAATACCGTGGTGACCACAAGCGGTGTATTGGATGCAGAAGATCGTAGACTGCCGATCGGAAAGCCTGTGGCAAACCATCGGGTATGCATTTTGGACTTGTCCGGTCACTTACAGCCTGTCGGTGTTCCGGGTGAGCTATGTGTTTCTGGAGAAGGGCTAGCCAGAGGCTATCTGAACCAGCCCGCCTTGACGGCAGAGCGATTTATCCAGCATCCGCTTTTACCCGGTGAACGAATGTATCGTACTGGAGACCTGGCTCGTTGGCTGCCTGATGGAACGATCGAATATTTGGGACGATCTGATGAACAAGTGAAAATTCGCGGGTATCGAATTGAACCTGCGGAAATTGATTTTAAATTGCTTCAACACCCGGCTGTTCGCGAGGCGTTGACGATTGCGCAGAATGACGCCAAGGGAGACACCTATCTATGCTCTTATATCGTTGTTTCCGAGAAATGGACGATACCAGAGCTGCGTAAGCATTTAATTCAAACTTTGCCGGAATATATGGTCCCTGCTCACTTCATGGAGCTTGCGGAACTGCCGTTAACAGCGAATGGTAAAGTCGATCGCAGGGCTCTGCCTCAACCGATGATACAGAGCGAGAGAGTCTATATGGCTCCACGAACGGAGACGGAGGAGAAGCTGGCCGCTTTATTTGCTGAGGTCTTGGGAGTACCGGCAGTGGGGATCGATGATCATTTTTTTGAATTGGGCGGACATTCCTTAAAGGCGATGACATTGGTGTCTAGGATTCATAAGGAAATGGATGTAGAAATACCGTTAAACGATGTGTTTCTGCACGCGACGGTGAGAGAAATGGCTGATTTGCTGAGTCAGGCAGAGAGCTCCGGTTTCCAGAGCATTCCTCTAGCGCCTATCCAAAAATACTACCCGGTATCCTTTGCACAGCGAAGAATGTACGTTGTTCAACAAATGACGGATACGGAGATGACGAGTTACAATATTCCGCTTCTATTTGAAATAAAAGGGGAATTGGATGTTCAGCAACTCCAGTCTTCCTTGGAGAAGCTAGTGCAGCGGCACGAGGTTTTACGGACTTCATTTCATATGAAAGATGGGAATTTAGTTCAAGAGATACATTCAGAAGTACGGACACCGCTGGAAATCATCCATACTACTGAGCAGCATCTTAAAGCTGAATTGGAAGGCTTTATTCGCCCATTCAAGCTTACAGAAGCCCCATTGTTCAGAGTAGGTCTTGTAGAAACGGAAATGGATCGGAAAATATTCGTATTGGACATGCATCATATTATTTCGGATGGTGTATCGACGAACGTATTGTTGAGTGAGCTTTTCCTACTCTATCAGAACGAGGAGCTTCCCTTCCAACGGCTTCAATATAAAGATTATGCGGTATGGCAACAGGCGCCAGAGAAACAAGCTCAATTGCAGCAGCAGGAGCAGTACTGGCAGAACCAGTTTGCTGATAATTTGCCAACGCTGGATCTGTTTACGGATTATCCGCGACCAAGTATACAGGATTTCGCGGGTGATCAATGGACATTCCAATTGGACGCGGAGTTGCTTCGCCAAATCAGGACCTTTTGTCATGATCAGGGAATTACACTATATATGTTTTTGCTAGCAACCTATCAATTGTTGTTATCGAAATATACTGGTCAGAAAGATATTGTGGTTGGATCGCCGATTGCCGGCCGACCGCATGCAGATCTGGAACGAGTCGTGGGCATGTTTGTAAATACGCTGGCTTTGCGAGGCAAGCTAGAACCAGGTCAATCGTTTACGGCTTACCTTTCCCAGATGAAAGATGTGGTACTCGAAGCATATGCGAACTCAGAGTATCCGTTTGAACAGATCGTTGAAAAACTGAACTTGAGCAGGAATTTAGGTCGGCATCCGCTGTTTGATACGATGCTATCCTTGCAAAATATGGAGGTATCGGCCTTACGTATTCCTAATCTAGAAATTTCATCGTTTGATATGGGCTGGTGCCAAGCCAAGTTTGATTTAAATTGGATGATTGCCGAAGGGGAAGAGAGTCTCCATTTTACCATTGAATACAGTACCAGCCTTTTTAAAGAGGAGACTATTAAGCGGATGGGCGTACATTTTGCTCACCTTATTTCTCAAGTGATTGCCCAGCCTAATCGATCCTTGGAAAGCATTGAGCTGGCCACAGTTGAGGATCAACGTAGCATTCGCGAGATTTCTGGGGATTATTCCAGCTACCCCCGGAGGAGAACGCTGCACAGTCTTTTCGAGTCGCAAGTAAAGAAGCGGCCGGATAGCGTAGCTCTGATTATGGGAGATCAACAGTTAACCTACCATGAGCTGAATGAGCGTGCAAACCAGCTGGCCCGCATACTTCGGCGCAAGGGGGTACAGCCGGATCAAGTTGTGGGCTTAATGACAGAGCGATCCTTCGATATGATTGTCGCTATTCTAGCTATATTCAAAGCGGGTGGTGCCTATATGCCGATCGATCCGTCCTACCCGGATGAACGGATAAATTACATGCTGGAGGACAGCCATGCGCCGTTATTGCTCGTTCAGCATTCCGGGCTGCTCCGGGCTGAGCTCGACCATGCGGGCGAAATACTCATCCTGTCCGAAGTTCAGGCGGAGGGTGAATCAGGGCAGAACCTGAGACCGGTCGCCAAAGCGGACAATCTGGCTTATGTCATGTACACCTCGGGATCTACAGGGCAGCCGAAGGGCGTGATGACGACGCATCGGAATGTCGTTAGAACGGTTGTAAATAACGGTTATCTGGACATTACGCCGGAGGATCGTTTACTGCAATTGTCCAATTACGCCTTTGACGGATCGACTTTTGATATTTACGGAGCGCTCATCCATGGAGCAACCCTCGTGCTGGTTTCCCGTGAAGAAATGCTGGATCCATCGAAGCTGGTTCATCTCATCCGTAAGGAAGGGATTACGGTGACCTTTATGACCACCGCGTTATTTAATACGCTGGTCGATTTGGATCTAGAGGGACTGGAGCGTCTGCGCAAGCTGGTATTTGGGGGAGAGCAGGCCTCGGTTAAGCATGTACAGAAGGCGCTGGACAAGCTGGGAGAAGGGCGGCTGGTCAACGGATATGGACCAACGGAAACGACAGTGTTTGCGGCGACCTGGACAGTGGATCAAAGTGTGCATGAGAGCGGCATAGTTCCGATCGGCTGGCCGTTGAACAATACGGTGATTCACATCGTGGATGCGGCGGGACGCTTGCAGCCGATCGGTGTGGCCGGCGAGTTATGTGTGAGCGGCGATGGGGTAGCTCGTGGCTACCTGAATCGTCCCGAATTGACGGCAGAACGGTTCGTGCCAAATCCTTGGGAGCCCGGCACGATGATGTACCGGACGGGAGATCTGGCGCGCTGGCTGCCGGGGGGAACGATCGAGTACCTGGGGCGCATGGATCAGCAGGTGAAGATTCGGGGTCATCGTATCGAACTGGGCGAGATCGAGGCCAAGCTGCTGGAGCATCCGGTCGTGCGGGAGACGGTATTGATTGCGCGGCAGGACGGTCAGGGCCATTCGAGTCTATGCGCCTATGTCGTGACCGACGGGGACTGGACCGCGGCGGAGCTGCATCGTCATTTGGCCTCAAGCTTACCGGAATATATGATCCCGAGCTCGTTTACTGGTTTACCGCAGCTGCCGCTGACATCGAACGGCAAGGTGGACAAGCGGGCCTTGCCTGAGCCGGAAGTTGGGGTGCAAATTCAGAGAGATCGTGTTGCACCAAGCGATGAAACGGAAGCTGCTTTGCTGGACATGGTTGCTGATGCCATGGGTATTGATTCCAAGAAGCTAAGCATGACAGATAATTTATTCGAATTAGGTGCGCACTCGCTCACTATTTTGAAAATTCTTGGTAAATCCTATGCTATGAACTGGGAATTGGAAATGAAAGATTTCTATACGTATAGCAGTCTTGGTGAAATAGCGCAAAAAATTCGTGAACAAGATGATGCAGCGGCTAAGCAGGCTATGAGGCTCGAAACGGATTCTTTCCAGTTCTCGGAACCCGTAAAGGTTCCAGTTGTTCCTGTCGTCAAGAAAGATCACCAGTTACAACATGTACTGTTAATTGGTGTTACTGGCTTCCTTGGAATTCACATGCTTTATGAGCTTTTGTCCTCGACTACAGCTGCGGTGACCTGTCTTGTGCGCGGATCCGATGAAGAAGATGCTTTGGGACGTGTAAAGGATAAGCTGAAATTTTATTTCGCTGGGTCGTCCAGCCTGTCTTTTTCAGAAGAATGGTTTAACCGTGTCATTGTTCAGAAGGGCGACATTACGCAGGATCAATTTGGATTGGAAGATTCAGAGATTATTGCTCTGGGTGCAAAGGTAGACACAGTGATTCATACCGCTGCACTAGTTAAACATTACGGATTTTATGATGAGTTTGAACAAATCAATGTTCATGGCACGCGGAGAGTCGCGGAATTTTGTAAAGCTTATGATATACCGCTTCACTATGTATCTACCTTGAGTGTTGCGGGAACTACGGTAATGGGCAAGGAAGAGCTTCAAATCTTTACGGAGAAAGACTTCTATATCGGACAGGATTACCGATCCAATGTGTACTTACGGAGTAAGTTTGAAGCTGAGGCCGTACTGATGGAAGGCCTTGAGCAGAATTTGGATGTATTCATATACCGGGTTGGTAATTTATCGGGACGTTACGTAGACGGATGGTTCCAGAAAAATATCGCTGAAAACATGTTTTATCTCACACTGAAAGCTCTTATAGCCCTCGAAGGCGGTGATGCAGAATTTTTGCAAGGCCTTGTCGATCTTACGCAAATTGATATTTGTGCGAAAGCGATCATCACGATTATGCAATCAGAGAAAATCACGGATCGGGTGTTTCATCTGTCCAATCCTCATCTGGTGACCTATGGTGACATTTATAAAGCTTTCGAGAAATTCGGCTTCAAACAACATGAGAATACATATGAACAGCTGAGGGAGAAGCTTCTTCAATTTCAATCACTTGACGAGGAAAAGCAATTACTGGCGGGTATTATTACGACACTGCTTGATCAAGGGGATCAGCAGTCAAAGCCCAATGTCTATGTAGACAATAGTTCTACTCTACGATTGTTGGAGGAAATCGGATTCGAATATCCTGTGCCAGATAGCAGATATTTGAATATGTTTGCGGCATACACCATCAAGACAGGGTTTATCAAACAAGAGCAGGGGACAGCGACTTGA